The Bos mutus isolate GX-2022 chromosome 7, NWIPB_WYAK_1.1, whole genome shotgun sequence genome window below encodes:
- the LOC102274453 gene encoding olfactory receptor 2AJ1: MMGYENHTFSSDFILLGLFSSSQTSLIFLSIIFIVFIITITENTMMIILIHRESRLHTPMYFLLSHLSFMDILHTSNIVPKMITDFLSGSKTISFVACGFQIFLSIALLGGECLLLAAMSYDRYVAICHPLRYPILMNDYVSVLMAGGAWFIGIINSIVHTAYTLHFPFCGSRAIDHFFCEVPAMLVLSCVDTTLYEQGVYVSGIIFLLVPFFLIFASYVQILLTVLLMKSKEARKKSFSTCFFHMIVVIMYYGPFIFTYMRPKKYHTPGQDKSLAIFYTILTPTFNPIIYSIRNKDVLEAMKNMLRSNFLHKML; encoded by the coding sequence ATGATGGGATATGAGAATCACACTTTCAGCAGTGACTTCATTCTTTTGGGACTCTTCTCTTCTTCCCAAACAAGTCTGATTTTCCTCTCCATTATATTCATCGTTTTTATTATAACTATAACAGAAAATACAATGATGATTATCCTCATCCACAGGGAATCAAGACTCCATACTCCAATGTATTTCTTGCTCAGCCATCTCTCTTTTATGGATATCTTACATACTAGTAACATTGTTCCCAAAATGATCACTGACTTTCTGTCAGGCAGCAAAACTATTTCATTTGTAGCCTGTGGCTTCCAGATATTTCTATCCATCGCCCTCTTGGGTGGTGAGTGCCTTCTCCTGGCAGCAATGTCCTACGATCGCTATGTAGCCATCTGTCATCCACTGCGTTACCCCATTCTTATGAATGACTACGTCAGCGTTCTCATGGCTGGAGGGGCCTGGTTTATTGGGATAATCAACTCCATAGTTCACACAGCTTACacacttcactttcccttttgtgGCTCAAGAGCCATTGATCACTTTTTCTGTGAAGTCCCCGCCATGTTGGTGTTGTCCTGTGTGGACACAACACTCTATGAACAAGGAGTGTATGTAAGTGGCATCATTTTTCTGCTTGTCCCTTTCTTTCTAATCTTTGCATCTTATGTCCAAATTCTCCTTACTGTCCTCCTAATGAAATCAAAAGAGGCAAGGAAAAAGTCTTTTTCTACCTGCTTCTTCCACATGATTGTGGTCATAATGTACTATGGGCCTTTTATTTTCACATACATGAGACCTAAAAAGTACCACACTCCAGGCCAGGATAAATCTCTGGCAATTTTCTATACCATCCTCACACCTACTTTTAACCCAATTATCTACAGCATTAGAAATAAAGATGTTTTAGAGGCAATGAAAAATATGCTCAGAAGTAATTTTCTCCATAAAATGTTATAG